From the genome of Synchiropus splendidus isolate RoL2022-P1 chromosome 17, RoL_Sspl_1.0, whole genome shotgun sequence, one region includes:
- the oatx gene encoding solute carrier family 22 member 6-A, whose amino-acid sequence MGFSDLLDEVGGFGRYQWCHVTLICLPGLLMASQNLLNNFVSGIPSHHCSLPANLSAYNLSGLQEDDMAIMQAFIPLDASGTRLDRCRRFVTPQWQLLAANSSANISHLPTEECVDGWTFDRSEFIATTVSEWDLVCSLRPLRQMIQTIYMGGVLAGAIIYGGLSDRFGRRSILIWSYLHMSVVGTIAAFAPSYTSYSAMRFLVGMAVSGVIINGVSLKMEWIPTKNRTLVGTLSSFFFTFGQMILAGLAYWLRDWRKLQLVVCAPFFIPFCYSWWYSESARWLVLRKRSEDALKSLRRVAKFNGKPESAKKITVEVLHSHMHKEIEACRTTFTVVDLLKTPGMRRISVCLTVVWFSTSFAYYGVAMDLQKFGVSIYLMQIIFGAVDFPAKLMALGLLSYIGRRRTQALCLFMSALVIFANIFVPTAMQTLRTTLACLGKAFTSSSFTTVYLYTGELYPTVVRQTGMGLVSTMARIGSMAAPAVLILDEIFPALPSIVYGGAAVLAAGFALFLPETLDMHLPDTIQDVEEKWSERKQGHSKSKDISLKAVDDDVISKEGVLLKELKESEGSGLNAL is encoded by the exons GTGGGTGGATTTGGCAGGTACCAGTGGTGCCACGTGACCCTCATCTGTTTACCGGGACTGTTGATGGCAAGTCAGAATCTTCTGAACAACTTTGTCTCAGGGATCCCGTCCCACCACTGCAGTCTCCCGGCCAACCTCAGTGCCTACAACCTGTCAGGGCTCCAG GAGGACGACATGGCCATCATGCAAGCCTTTATCCCGCTCGATGCTTCAGGAACTCGACTGGACCGCTGCAGGAG GTTTGTGACGCCTCAATGGCAGCTGCTAGCAGCTAACAGCTCCGCTAACATCAGTCACCTGCCCACTGAGGAATGTGTGGACGGGTGGACGTTCGACCGCTCGGAGTTTATCGCCACCACCGTCTCTGAG TGGGACCTGGTCTGCAGTCTGCGTCCTCTCAGACAGATGATCCAGACCATCTACATGGGCGGGGTTTTGGCCGGAGCCATCATTTATGGGGGCTTGTCAGACAG GTTTGGCCGACGATCCATCCTCATCTGGTCGTACCTACACATGTCCGTGGTCGGTACCATCGCTGCCTTCGCTCCGTCCTACACATCCTACTCTGCTATGAGGTTCCTGGTGGGGATGGCAGTCTCTGGGGTTATCATCAACGGAGTCTCCTTGA aGATGGAGTGGATACCAACCAAGAACAGAACTTTGGTGGGCACActgtcctccttcttcttcacgtTTGGTCAGATGATCCTGGCTGGTCTGGCCTACTGGCTGAGGGACTGGAGGAAGCTTCAGCTGGTCGTCTGTGCGCCGTTCTTCATCCCCTTCTGCTACAGCTG GTGGTACTCAGAATCCGCCCGGTGGTTGGTCCTTCGCAAGAGGTCTGAAGATGCTCTGAAAAGTCTCAGAAGAGTTGCAAAATTTAACGGAAAACCAGAATCTGCCAAGAAAATAACAGTGGAG GTTCTACATTCCCACATGCATAAAGAGATAGAAGCCTGTCGTACCACCTTCACAGTGGTCGACCTGCTGAAGACTCCGGGGATGAGACGCATTTCCGTCTGTCTCACCGTAGTCTG gttctCCACCAGCTTTGCCTACTATGGGGTGGCGATGGACCTACAGAAGTTTGGG GTCAGTATCTACCTGATGCAAATCATCTTCGGAGCTGTCGACTTTCCTGCCAAGCTGATGGCTCTGGGACTGCTGAGCTATATTGGGAGGAGACGGACTCAGGCGTTGTGTCTGTTCATGTCGGCCCTTGTTATCTTTGCCAACATCTTTGTCCCGACAG CCATGCAGACTCTCAGGACCACCCTGGCGTGTCTCGGGAAAGCCTTCACCTCCTCGTCGTTCACCACAGTCTACTTGTACACCGGAGAACTCTACCCAACGGtggtcag GCAGACCGGGATGGGTCTGGTGTCCACAATGGCCAGGATCGGAAGCATGGCGGCGCCGGCTGTTCTCATTCTGGACGAG ATATTCCCGGCACTTCCCAGCATAGTGTATGGAGGTGCGGCGGTGTTGGCGGCGGGCTTCGCCCTCTTCCTGCCTGAAACACTAGACATGCATTTACCTGACACTATACAGGATGTGGAGGAAAAGTG GTCTGAAAGGAAACAAGGCCACTCCAAAAGCAAGGATATATCTCTGAAGGCtgtggatgatgatgtcatctcaaAGGAAGGCGTGTTGTTGAAAGAACTGAAAGAGTCTGAAGGGAGCGGCCTTAACGCCCTTTGA
- the slc23a1 gene encoding solute carrier family 23 member 1: MEKELQSKHPTNSKNDTDMLYTLEDVPPWYLCILLGLQHYLTCFSGTVAVPFLLAEAMCVGQDQNTISQLIGTIFTTVGITTLIQTTFGVRLPLFQASALAFLIPAQAILSLDRWKCPSEEEIYGNWTLPLNTSHVWQPRIREIQGAIIMSSVVEVFIGLLGLPGLLLKYIGPLTITPTVSLIGLSVFHTAGDRAGSHWGLSSLCIFLIVLFAQYLRSTSIPFPVYRKNKGLTTTRVQVFKLFPIIMAIMVVWLVCYIMTLTNVLPTDPGRYGHKARTDARGDIMSSAPWFRMPYPCQWGLPVVTVAGMLGMLSATLAGIVESIGDYYACARLAGADPPPIHAINRGIFTEGICCILAGLLGTGNGSTSSSPNIGVLGITKVGSRRVVQYGAGIMLILGTIGKFTALFASLPDPILGGMFCTLFGMITAVGLSNLQLVDLNSSRNLFVLGFSMFFGLTLPTYLDRNPNSIQTGVAELDQILTVLLSTEMFVGGFLGFCLDNTIPGTREERGLVNWGASSFSSPSYDFPVGMSAVRRVRWLRRFPISPTFRGWRSAAEHRRLTLNPDSLLERL, translated from the exons ATGGAAAAAGAGTTGCAGAGCAAACATCCGACCAACTCCAAGAATGACACCGACATGCTGTACACACTCGAGGACGTCCCCCCGTGGTACCTGTGCATCCTACTGGGTCTACAG CACTACCTCACGTGCTTCAGCGGCACCGTGGCCGTTCCTTTTCTCCTGGCTGAGGCCATGTGTGTGGGTCAAGACCAGAACACCATCAGTCAGCTGATCGGAACGATCTTCACCACCGTTGGAATCACCACTCTGATCCAGACTACCTTTGGAGTCAG ACTGCCGTTGTTTCAGGCCAGTGCGTTAGCTTTTCTCATTCCTGCGCAAGCTATTCTCAGTCTGGATCGCTGGAAATGTCCCAGCGAGG AGGAGATTTACGGGAACTGGACTCTTCCGCTCAATACTTCCCATGTCTGGCAGCCAAGAATCCGAGAG ATCCAGGGCGCCATTATCATGTCCAGTGTGgtggaggtctttattggtctgCTGGGGCTGCCAGGTTTGCTGCTGAAGTACATTGGCCCACTGACCATCACCCCAACCGTCTCACTCATCGGCCTGTCGGTCTTCCACACCGCTGGAGACCGAGCCGGGTCCCACTGGGGTCTGTCTTCACT GTGCATCTTCCTGATCGTGCTTTTTGCTCAGTACCTGAGGTCCACGTCAATTCCGTTTCCTGTCTACAGGAAGAATAAGGGGCTGACCACCACCCGGGTCCAAGTTTTCAAACTCTTCCCT ATCATTATGGCCATCATGGTGGTCTGGCTGGTTTGCTACATCATGACTCTCACCAACGTGCTGCCCACCGATCCGGGACGCTACGGACACAAAGCTCGGACCGATGCCCGCGGAGATATCATGTCGTCAGCGCCGTGGTTCCGGATGCCTTACCCAT GCCAGTGGGGTCTTCCAGTGGTGACGGTTGCCGGGATGTTGGGGATGCTGAGCGCCACGCTGGCAGGGATAGTGGAGTCGATAGGGGATTACTACGCCTGTGCTCGGCTGGCTGGGGCGGATCCTCCTCCAATTCATGCCATCAACAG GGGAATCTTTACGGAGGGCATCTGCTGCATCCTGGCTGGTCTTCTAGGAACTGGAAACGGGTCCACATCCTCCAGCCCCAACATTGGAGTGCTCGGCATCACAAAG GTGGGCAGCAGGCGGGTGGTCCAGTATGGAGCCGGCATCATGTTAATTTTGGGCACGATCGGGAAGTTCACCGCTCTGTTCGCCTCACTGCCTGATCCAATCTTGGGAGGAATGTTCTGCACGCTCTTCG gtaTGATCACGGCAGTCGGCCTGTCCAACCTGCAGCTGGTGGATCTCAACTCGTCCAGGAACCTCTTTGTTCTCGGCTTCTCGATGTTCTTCGGTCTGACGCTGCCCACCTACCTGGACAGAAACCCCAACTCCATCCAAACAG GCGTCGCCGAGCTGGATCAGATCCTGACTGTTCTTCTTTCCACTGAGATGTTTGTCGGGGGTTTCCTGGGGTTCTGCCTCGATAACACCATTCCAG GCACCCGGGAGGAGCGCGGGCTGGTGAACTGGGGggcttcctccttctcctcgcCGTCCTACGACTTCCCAGTGGGGATGAGCGCGGTCAGACGGGTTCGCTGGCTCCGGCGGTTTCCCATCAGCCCCACCTTCAGAGGCTGGCG
- the pwwp2a gene encoding PWWP domain-containing protein 2A: MAAVAAEPGAAAVPTTATAVTDDESPPEPGPAGSGHTLAHDDAEGKREHDPVVEVIVPGLVDGVDGEERRHVRPELVPAAGKAVPDSDVSGEVMDNFSAERLGMERFSPGVPMDPEGGGNVSGQAVYHSILADQQPSAVFLHSLPAPPPPVTEAGLSLAEPAVPTTNVTTVCRDQGYTALVLPDLRPGPAEDAMLNIAEDRVLVPDSDAETGSYGNSSGGSEELPCRSPTTRLITDTVKQESGGPEPDDAEPGGTASVQDLSLGSEVRVSLDHIIDDALVVSFRLGEKVFSGVLMDVSKRFGPYGIPITVYPSRDDQSRPQVSLQAETKDEPPPKEEEVTASSPPPPPPQPWTSKPPPLFQDGAPYPPPLFIRDTYNQALPQPPPRKIKRPKRRYRYEEPTSIMNAIKLRPRQVLCDKCKAVVASAGPREVRRGPVDLRGEEASRRRRPTEAPVSAEVKRLRSDDKGGRSAVDRRTPSGIRVSPSPSSSGRVLRGVAPSSSSSSSSSSSSSSANRVHLKLNNKNSKVVAKTSGVDRSKARQVLKKLVRNSQSPPKCRAKDQNLNQQGTKTMTRSATLQSHNQKVHFTRRLQHLGSNTGGTSAALPPRMRLKPQRYRTDDSQAPPSSSPPKQNNRSPPPKPASEPAPSLNPEPLPPPAPSPPASSPSAPSPSAPSSPAPSPPVQSAPVQSAPVPSPSAPSPSAPSPPPAAAIEPEQEVEQVEQDGLEQEVGGEGGSGDVVEPPPSCSSSLDSSHSECSSTETFDLPPPGNPASSTSSSLSAPTSAAVAPPCSSSSSSPPPSSSSSSSSSSLIRADNEAVHAVAEEEDEEGGDVKRRRKSSTSSSSSSSSSSSSVFSKSVTKCLLPDGRTVCIGDIVWAKIYGFPWWPARVLGITVARRGDTGLAVRQEARVSWFGSPTTSFLPLTQLSPFLECFQSRFDRKRKGPYRRAIAEAASAAKQLTPEVRALLTQFET, translated from the exons ATGGCGGCCGTGGCTGCAGAGCCAGGAGCTGCGGCGGTTCCGACAACAGCAACCGCGGTGACAGACGACGAAAGCCCGCCGGAACCGGGCCCAGCCGGCTCGGGACACACGCTGGCCCATGATGACGCAGAGGGGAAGCGAGAGCACGACCCGGTTGTGGAGGTGATTGTCCCCGGGTTGGTGGATGGTGTGGACGGGGAGGAGCGCCGCCATGTCAGGCCGGAGCTCGTGCCCGCGGCGGGAAAAGCGGTGCCAGATAGCGACGTGAGTGGTGAAGTGATGGACAACTTCTCGGCGGAGCGGTTGGGCATGGAGCGGTTCTCCCCTGGTGTTCCCATGGACCCGGAGGGCGGCGGAAACGTATCGGGCCAGGCGGTTTACCACAGCATCCTGGCGGACCAGCAGCCTTCCGCCGTCTTCTTGCACTCTCTCccggcgccgccgccgccggtcACCGAGGCGGGACTCTCGCTTGCGGAACCGGCGGTACCGACGACGAACGTCACGACCGTTTGCCGAGACCAGGGATATACGGCGCTCGTCCTGCCGGACCTCAGGCCTGGTCCTGCAGAAGACGCCATGTTGAATATCGCCGAGGATCGGGTGTTGGTCCCGGATTCGGATGCTGAGACCGGGTCCTACGGTAACAGCTCCGGCGGTTCCGAAGAGCTCCCCTGCCGCTCTCCCACGACCCGATTAATAACGGACACGGTGAAGCAGGAGTCCGGAGGTCCGGAGCCAGATGATGCGGAACCCGGAGGCACAGCATCCGTGCAGGACCTGAGTCTGGGTTCCGAGGTTCGGGTGTCGCTGGATCACATCATCGATGACGCGCTGGTGGTGTCTTTCCGCCTGGGAGAGAAGGTGTTCTCAGGTGTTCTGATGGACGTTTCCAAAAG GTTTGGGCCATATGGCATTCCCATCACGGTTTACCCGAGCCGGGATGATCAGAGTCGACCTCAGGTGTCTCTTCAGGCAGAAACCAAGGACGAGCCTCCTcccaaggaggaggaggtcactGCCAgctcaccccctcctccccctccccagcCCTggacctccaagccaccaccgCTCTTCCAGGATGGGGCGCCTTACCCCCCTCCCCTGTTTATCAGGGACACGTACAACCAGGCTTTACCTCAACCTCCCCCACGCAAAATCAAGCGGCCCAAGAGACGCTATCGCTACGAGGAGCCCACTTCCATCATGAACGCAATCAAGCTGCGGCCCCGGCAGGTGCTGTGTGACAAGTGTAAAGCTGTGGTGGCCTCAGCAGGACCTCGGGAGGTCCGGCGGGGTCCAGTGGACTTGAGGGGAGAAGAGGCCTCCCGGAGGCGGAGGCCCACAGAAGCTCCCGTGTCTGCAGAGGTCAAGCGGCTTCGGAGCGACGACAAAGGTGGACGCAGTGCTGTGGACAGACGCACGCCTTCAGGGATACGAGTGTCGCCTTCACCGTCCTCCTCCGGCCGTGTGCTCAGGGGTGTGGCTCCATCGTCgtcgtcatcttcatcttcttcatcatcatcatcttcagcgAACCGCGTGCACCTGAAGCTGAACAATAAGAACTCAAAAGTTGTGGCAAAAACTTCTGGTGTAGATCGATCCAAAGCCCGGCAGGTCCTAAAGAAGCTGGTCAGGAACTCGCAATCTCCACCCAAATGCCGGGCCAAAGACCAGAATCTGAATCAGCAAGGCACCAAGACCATGACAAGATCTGCCACCTTACAGAGCCACAACCAGAAGGTCCACTTCACTCGCCGACTGCAGCACCTTGGCTCCAACACCGGCGGCACCAGTGCGGCGCTTCCACCCCGAATGCGCCTCAAACCCCAAAGGTATCGTACCGATGACAGTCaggcccctccctcctcctctccccccaaACAGAATAATCGCTCGCCGCCCCCCAAACCAGCCTCAGAACCCGCTCCTTCGTTGAACCCAGAGCCACTCCCGCCTCCTGCTCCGTCGCCTCCTGCTTCATCGCCTTCTGCTCCGTCGCCTTCTGCTCCGTCGTCTCCTGCTCCGTCGCCTCCTGTTCAGTCGGCTCCTGTTCAGTCGGCTCCTGTTCCGTCGCCTTCTGCTCCGTCGCCTTCTGCTCCGTCACCACCCCCTGCTGCTGCCATCGAGCCAGAGCAGGAAGTCGAGCAAGTTGAGCAAGACgggctggagcaggaagtgggaggtgaagggGGATCAGGGGATGTAGTTGAGCCTCCACCTTCTTGTTCCTCCTCCTTGGACTCTTCACACTCAGAGTGTAGCTCCACAGAGACCTTTGACCTCCCTCCTCCTGGAAACCCGGCTTCCTCGACCTCCTCGTCTCTCTCCGCTCCTACGTCCGCAGCAGTAGCGCCTCCGtgttcgtcttcttcttcttctccacccccctcgtcctcatcctcttcctcctcctcctcacttatTAGAGCAGACAATGAGGCGGTTCACGCtgttgcagaggaagaggacgaggaaggaGGCGACGTGAAGAGGCGTCGCAagtcttccacctcctcctcatcctcctcgtcttcatcatcgTCCTCCGTCTTCTCCAAGTCTGTCACCAAATGTTTGCTTCCCGATGGTCGGACCGTGTGCATCGGCGACATAGTTTGGGCAAAAATCTACGGCTTTCCCTGGTGGCCGGCGCGTGTTCTCGGAATTACGGTGGCGCGACGCGGCGACACGGGCCTGGCAGTGCGGCAGGAGGCACGGGTCTCATGGTTTGGCTCCCCCACCACGTCCTTCCTCCCACTTACTCAGTTGTCCCCCTTCCTGGAGTGTTTCCAGTCGCGCTTTGACCGGAAGAGGAAAGGGCCGTACCGCCGTGCCATCGCGGAGGCGGCCAGTGCTGCAAAACAGCTGACGCCCGAAGTCCGCGCACTGCTCACTCAGTTTGAGACGTAG